One genomic region from Candidatus Poribacteria bacterium encodes:
- a CDS encoding GNAT family N-acetyltransferase, which translates to MFLSVVGLLSLINLEVNQAIPLIFALAATSSIAVRRGISRRSKGSERKVRPPETFETSRLRLRPPKMGDAEEIFLGYASDPKVTRYLTWRPHSDINVTREFLERCIREWERGNSFSWVIELKDNGKLIGMVELTINAHRASLGYVLARPYWSQGYAAEAAGEVVNWAIKHPHIYRVWAVCDVENVASARVLEKIGMRREGILRRFILHPNIDEEPRDCYCYSKVKGR; encoded by the coding sequence ATGTTCCTGAGCGTCGTCGGCCTTCTGAGCCTGATAAACCTCGAGGTTAACCAGGCTATCCCATTGATCTTCGCCCTCGCAGCGACAAGTTCGATCGCCGTCCGGAGAGGTATCTCCCGCCGCTCAAAGGGTTCGGAAAGAAAAGTAAGGCCGCCGGAGACCTTTGAAACCTCGCGTCTGCGACTCCGTCCCCCGAAGATGGGCGACGCGGAGGAGATATTCCTGGGCTATGCGAGCGATCCGAAGGTGACAAGATATCTCACGTGGCGTCCCCATTCGGATATCAACGTGACGAGGGAGTTTCTGGAGCGCTGTATCAGGGAGTGGGAGAGGGGAAATTCCTTTTCATGGGTGATCGAGCTCAAGGATAACGGGAAGCTCATCGGCATGGTCGAGCTTACTATCAACGCGCATCGGGCATCCCTGGGATACGTGCTGGCGCGGCCATATTGGAGCCAGGGCTATGCCGCTGAGGCAGCCGGTGAGGTGGTCAACTGGGCGATTAAACATCCTCATATCTACAGGGTATGGGCAGTATGTGATGTGGAAAACGTCGCATCCGCTCGGGTTTTGGAGAAGATCGGCATGCGACGGGAGGGTATACTCCGTCGCTTCATCCTC
- a CDS encoding molybdopterin molybdotransferase MoeA: protein MLFFDLVSPDEAIERIDRITRPVDIEPVGLYEMTGRISAEDVLSPIDLPPFDRSTMDGYAVIAEDTFGASPGLPAYLKLIGEVKMGEEPRITLSKGEAVRISTGGMLPKGADAVVMLEHTDLISGNMVEVIRPVSPWENVTRRGDDVKKGEILLPKGKKVRPQDIAALAGAGITSISVYRRPVVAIIPTGDEIVPPDADIRLGQIRDMNSYSLAALCRLEGAEPVNFPIVRDLFHELEDALQKALCRSDMVLISGGSSVGARDVTLDVIDSLPDSKVHVHGVSIRPGKPVIIATAGDKIIFGIPGNPVSAIICFALFVKRAIARLSGRRERTAEKLSRAEAILKSNCPADPGRENYIPVQLEEGEGGEILALPLIGSSGTISILTRADGLIRIPMGVEGLEPGEKVEVIRI from the coding sequence ATGCTTTTCTTCGATCTTGTCTCCCCCGACGAGGCGATTGAAAGGATTGATAGGATAACTCGTCCGGTCGACATTGAGCCGGTGGGTTTGTATGAAATGACCGGGCGGATATCCGCCGAAGATGTGCTTTCCCCTATCGATCTGCCGCCTTTTGATCGAAGCACGATGGACGGATATGCGGTCATCGCCGAGGATACCTTCGGCGCCTCACCTGGGCTGCCCGCCTATCTGAAGCTGATCGGCGAGGTAAAAATGGGCGAGGAACCCAGGATTACGCTCTCAAAAGGTGAGGCGGTCAGGATCTCGACAGGGGGGATGCTACCGAAAGGAGCGGACGCCGTGGTCATGTTAGAGCATACCGATTTGATCAGTGGAAACATGGTGGAAGTCATCAGGCCGGTCTCGCCGTGGGAGAACGTCACCAGGCGCGGCGATGACGTCAAGAAGGGCGAGATATTGCTCCCAAAGGGTAAGAAGGTTCGGCCGCAGGATATCGCCGCACTTGCGGGAGCAGGGATAACCTCGATCTCCGTCTACCGCCGTCCAGTTGTGGCCATCATCCCCACCGGGGACGAGATCGTTCCTCCCGATGCGGATATTCGCCTCGGACAGATCAGGGATATGAACTCCTATTCGCTCGCCGCCTTATGTCGCTTGGAGGGAGCCGAGCCGGTTAACTTCCCGATCGTCCGTGATCTCTTCCATGAGCTAGAGGATGCGCTTCAAAAGGCGCTGTGTCGATCCGATATGGTTCTGATATCCGGCGGCAGTTCGGTAGGCGCGCGGGATGTGACGCTCGATGTGATAGATTCCCTGCCTGACTCTAAGGTTCACGTCCACGGCGTGTCCATTCGTCCCGGGAAACCCGTGATCATCGCCACGGCCGGTGATAAAATCATATTCGGCATCCCCGGCAATCCCGTCTCGGCCATCATATGTTTCGCTCTGTTCGTCAAACGGGCTATAGCCCGGCTTTCGGGGAGGCGGGAGCGCACGGCGGAGAAGCTCAGCCGAGCGGAGGCGATCCTGAAGTCCAACTGCCCAGCCGATCCGGGCCGTGAAAACTACATCCCAGTTCAACTTGAGGAGGGAGAGGGAGGGGAGATTCTAGCTCTGCCGCTGATCGGCTCGTCCGGCACGATCTCCATCCTCACCCGAGCCGATGGATTGATCCGAATCCCGATGGGCGTCGAAGGGCTGGAGCCCGGTGAGAAGGTGGAGGTGATCAGGATATGA